The Syntrophotalea acetylenivorans genome contains the following window.
CGGCTCGCAGCAAAGGCACGGCCTGACGCTGCATGTTGGAACCCATCAGAGCACGGTTAGCATCATCGTTCTCCAAAAAGGGAATCAACGCTGCCGCTACGGATACCAGCTGCTTGGGAGACACATCCATCAAGCTGATATCATCCCGCGACATAAGCATGAACTCGCCGCTCTTGCGAGCATTGATCAGCTCATTGACCAGGCGCCCGTTTTCATCGAGAGTCGCATTGGCCTGCGCGATGGCGTGGCCTTCTTCTTCAAGAGCCGAGAAATAACGGATATCCTTGCTGGCAACCCCGCCTTCAACAAGGCGATAAGGGGTCTCGACAAAACCATGTTCATTGATACGGGCATAGGTCGACAAGGATGCAATCAGTCCGATATTCGGTCCTTCAGGAGTTTCGATAGGACACACACGCCCGTAATGGGTCGGATGAACGTCTCGAACTTCGAAACCGGCACGTTCGCGAGTCAAACCACCAGGTCCCAGAGCGGACAAGCGCCGCTTGTGGGTAATTTCAGAAAGCGGATTGGTCTGATCCATGAACTGGGAAAGCTGTGAAGAGCCGAAGAATTCCTTGACCACAGCAGAAACCGGTTTGGAATTGATCAGGTCATGGGGCATAAGGCTGTCGATTTCCTGCAGACTCATACGCTCCTTGATCGCCCGCTCCATGCGCACCAGACCGACACGATACTGGTTTTCCAGCAGTTCGCCTACGGCGCGCACACGGCGATTACCGAGGTGATCGATGTCGTCGATGGTGCCCTTGCCGTTACGCAAATCGATGAGATAACGCACTACTTCAAGAATGTCATCCTTGGTCAGAGTAGTGTGTTCGGGGTCAACATCGAGACCAAGCTTATAATTAAGCTTGATGCGCCCAACGGCAGACAGGTCATATCGCTCCGGAATGAAAAACAGTCCCTCAAAAAGAGCCGTGGCACTCTTGATGGTCGGAGGATCACCAGGACGCAGGCGCCGATAAATCTCGATACGAGCGTCATCAGCAGTGGCGACCTTGTCAATCAGCAGCGTTTCGCGCAGATAAGGCCCAACAAAAATGTTGTCGATGTACAATACGTTAAATTCGGTGATACCGCGGCTACGCAGTTCAGCCAATTTTTCAACGCTGATTTCTTCGTTACACTCAACAAGAATTTCACCGGTAGCGGTGTCGACAATATCCACCGAAGAAATCTTGCCGGCGACCTCTTCCTCGAGAACCGGTATCAGCTCAACATTGTGTTCGGCAAGCTTGCGAATGGCTGCCTTGGTGAACTTTCGATTGGCCTTGACCAGGACATCGCCATTTTCGGCAACAATATCGCTACTGGCGCGCTGGCCGGCAAGCAAGTCGAGGTTGACGCGTTTTTGATAACCATCCTCAGCAAAGACAATAGTCTCAACGTCGTAAAAATAGTTAAGCAGCTCCTCAGCGGTATAATCAAGGGCTTTGAGAAGCACCGTAGCAGGCAATTTGCGCCGCCGGTCGATACGCACGTAAAGAAAATCTTTGTGATCAAAATCGAAATCGAGCCACGATCCCCGATAAGGGATGACACGAGCGTTGTACAGTATTTTACCGCTCGAATGGGTCTTGCCTTTATCGTGATCGAAAAAGACCCCGGGAGAACGATGAAGCTGGCTGACAATTACCCGCTCAGTACCATTAATAATAAAGGTACCGTTCGAGGTCATCAGCGGAATCTCACCGAAGTAAACCTCCTGCTCTTTGATATCGCGAATCGACTGAACACCCGATTCCTTATCGGTGTCCCAGGAAACAAGGCGCACCTTGACCTTAACCGGAGCGGCAAAGGTCATTCCCCGTTGATGGCACTCATCCACATCATATTTGGGAGTGCCCAGAGAATAAGAAACATATTCAAGCGAACAGGTTTCGCTAAAATCCCGAATAGGGAAAACCGACTGAAAAACGGCCTCCAAACCGATATTTTGTCTTGCAGAAGGAGGGATATCCGCTTGCAGGAAACGCTTATAAGAATTCTTCTGAATATCGATCAGATTAGGGATATCAATAATTCGCTTAATTTCAGCGAAGTGTTTCCTTAGAAGCTGGTTATTCGCGATCGAATAAGCCATGGTTACTCCTTTAGCTGAGGAAGCTAACGAATGCAGAATAGCCAAGGCCGCACAAGGCGACCTTGGCTAAGGGCAATACTATTAAACAGTTACTACTTGAGCTCAACAGAAGCGCCGGCTTCCTCAAGCTGCTTCTTGAGTTCTTCGGCTTCGGCCTTAGGCAGAGCTTCTTTAACGGTCTGGGGGCAACCGTCAACCAGTTCTTTGGCTTCTTTGAGGCCAAGACCGGTAGCGGCGCGGACAGCCTTGATGACGTTGATTTTCTTGTCCCCTTGGGCGGTCAAAACGACGTCGAACTCGTCTTTTTCTTCTACAGCGGGACCAGCACCAGCAGCGGGACCAGCAGCAACAGCTACAGGGGCAGCGGCGGAAACGCCGAACTTGTCTTCCAGTTCTTTAACCAGTTCTGCGAGATCCAGAACGCTCATGTTTTCGATAAATTCAATAACTTGCTCTTTAGTGACATCAGCCATGATGTATATCCTCCTTACGGTGCCGCGAGCGGCAACAATGGTAAGTATGTAGTTTTAAAACTCAATGAAAGGCTGCCCTTAAGCGGCCTTTTGCTCTTGAATTGCTGCAAGAACCTGTACCAGCGAACGGGGTACGGCTGCGAGCACACCAACGAAATTGGTGGCCGGGGCATTGATGGAACCGAGCATCTTGCCAAGCAATACTTCGCGGCTGGGCAGGTTAGCCAGAGCCTTGATATCTTCGACCGACAGGGGCTTACCGTCCATGACGCCGCCCTTGAGCTCGAAGAACTTGCTGTCTTTCGCCAGATCAGCGAGAACCTTGGCCGGCGCTGCGACATCGTCGCTGGCGAATGCTACTGCCGTCGGACCCTGCAGATGGGACTCCAAGCATTCGGCGGCAGTACCCTTCGCGGCAATCCGCAACAGGGTGTTCTTTGCCACACGGTAATCAACGCCGACTTGGCGTAATTCACCGCGAAGCTTGTTAACCGCCTCCACGTCCATCCCGCGATAGTCCGCGAGGAAGGTCGCCTTAGACGAGTTAAGCAGCTCCGACAGCTCAGAAACCACGTTTCCTTTGGATTCTTTATTCACTGTCTCTCCTCCTTTCTTTAGAGTTACGAAGCCTGTCGGCTTCGGCTGCTAGTCAAAGCTTGATAAGGAAGAGCCGGACCACACGGTCCTTTCATCCTAAAGCCTCGGCAGGCGGGATTCCCCTTTAAGCATCATGTGACGCACCGGCTGTCTTTGACCAGGAAAACTGTCAGG
Protein-coding sequences here:
- the rpoB gene encoding DNA-directed RNA polymerase subunit beta, producing the protein MAYSIANNQLLRKHFAEIKRIIDIPNLIDIQKNSYKRFLQADIPPSARQNIGLEAVFQSVFPIRDFSETCSLEYVSYSLGTPKYDVDECHQRGMTFAAPVKVKVRLVSWDTDKESGVQSIRDIKEQEVYFGEIPLMTSNGTFIINGTERVIVSQLHRSPGVFFDHDKGKTHSSGKILYNARVIPYRGSWLDFDFDHKDFLYVRIDRRRKLPATVLLKALDYTAEELLNYFYDVETIVFAEDGYQKRVNLDLLAGQRASSDIVAENGDVLVKANRKFTKAAIRKLAEHNVELIPVLEEEVAGKISSVDIVDTATGEILVECNEEISVEKLAELRSRGITEFNVLYIDNIFVGPYLRETLLIDKVATADDARIEIYRRLRPGDPPTIKSATALFEGLFFIPERYDLSAVGRIKLNYKLGLDVDPEHTTLTKDDILEVVRYLIDLRNGKGTIDDIDHLGNRRVRAVGELLENQYRVGLVRMERAIKERMSLQEIDSLMPHDLINSKPVSAVVKEFFGSSQLSQFMDQTNPLSEITHKRRLSALGPGGLTRERAGFEVRDVHPTHYGRVCPIETPEGPNIGLIASLSTYARINEHGFVETPYRLVEGGVASKDIRYFSALEEEGHAIAQANATLDENGRLVNELINARKSGEFMLMSRDDISLMDVSPKQLVSVAAALIPFLENDDANRALMGSNMQRQAVPLLRADSPLVGTGMERIVAHDSGAAVVARHAGVVESVDAARIVVKIDEGEVDETGTGVDIYTLTKFSRSNQNTCLNQKPIIRQGDRVKAGDIIADGPSTQWGELALGQNVLVAFMPWGGYNFEDSILISEKMVKEDRYTSIHIEELECVARDTKLGKEEITNDIPNLGEDALKDLDESGIVRIGAEVKPGDILVGKITPKGETQLSPEEKLLRAIFGEKAGDVRDTSLRLPPGTEGVVIGARVFSRKGSDKDSRTELIEKSEIDKLLKDQNDEIRIIRDSAKSKVRDLLIGRKAAVAVSDPAGEVLLEQGGEIAAVALDKIPLSRWSDISLLDEPEVESRVADIFARLAEREDLIKGVFSNKIEKIKRGDDLPPGVIKMVKVYIAIKRKLSVGDKMAGRHGNKGVLSRILPEEDMPYMEDGTPVEIVLNPLGVPSRMNVGQILETHLGLAARGLGVQIQAQIDQQFGPEALRKKIEEVYNDENVTSFLQGLDDDEIRLLAQRLSQGVPMASPVFEGVTEEQMKQEMIRSGFSDSGQMTLYDGKTGEAFKEKVTVGIMYMLKLHHLVDDKIHARSIGPYSLVTQQPLGGKAQFGGQRLGEMEVWAMEAYGAAHALQEFLTVKSDDVAGRTRMYEAIVKGKHTLEAGLPESFNVLVKELQSLCLDVDLLEEQE
- the rplJ gene encoding 50S ribosomal protein L10 gives rise to the protein MNKESKGNVVSELSELLNSSKATFLADYRGMDVEAVNKLRGELRQVGVDYRVAKNTLLRIAAKGTAAECLESHLQGPTAVAFASDDVAAPAKVLADLAKDSKFFELKGGVMDGKPLSVEDIKALANLPSREVLLGKMLGSINAPATNFVGVLAAVPRSLVQVLAAIQEQKAA
- the rplL gene encoding 50S ribosomal protein L7/L12, whose amino-acid sequence is MADVTKEQVIEFIENMSVLDLAELVKELEDKFGVSAAAPVAVAAGPAAGAGPAVEEKDEFDVVLTAQGDKKINVIKAVRAATGLGLKEAKELVDGCPQTVKEALPKAEAEELKKQLEEAGASVELK